The region TTCTTGGTACACCAAGTTCAGTAGCTGTATGCGAAATATTATTGGAATTTCTTTTTAGCGACTTATGGATGTAATGTGCTTCCATTTCTTCCAAGACAGATTCCAAAGGGAGTTTGGAACGGAAAGCGTCACCTAAATTTGGAAACTCCAAATCTCCATCCCCCGAAGGATGGGCAAAGGAGGAAGGTGAAAAATGATATAAAAATCCAAATACCTTTTTTTCTTTTTTCAAAGTCACAATGCGAAGTGTGACTTTCAGTTCCGTAATGTTGGTATACAGAACACTCGTATCAGCATCCTTTCCCAAACTCAAATCATGATCTTTTAAGTAGGTAGCGAGTACTTCGCGATTTAGATTGTGAAGGTATTTTTCGGCCAACTGCAATGAGTCACGAAACAATGGTTTTGTGAGAATATGATTTTCAAAGCTTTCATTATAAAAGATGGTAGAGCCATTCACATCTGTCGCAAGAAGCCCATCCGGGAAATGAGAAAGGATGAGTTCCATAAACCACTGCACAGAGTCCGCATTTTCTTTCTTCTTTTCTAATTTGGATTCGATTTCTTCGAGTTTAGGATCACGTCCTTGCGAAGAGTCAAGGCGAGTGAAGGAAGCAAGGAACCTAGGTTTGTCCCAATTGTCTTTTTTTTCGCCGTCGAGTCCGATGACAGGGATCTGGGTGGATTCTTTAAAATATAATAATAGGTTTTCGTGAAGTTCGGTTTCTAAAATTTCCAGAGGAATTTGTTCTAGGTCTTCTCTTTCTCTTCCCAAATCAGACAACTCGCGGTGGACACGATCTTTGGAAAGTAGACCCAGTAACTCACCCTCTTCCGAAATCACAGGAAGATGGGTAGCCTTTGTCAGCAAAAAATGACGATAAAGTGATTCAAACTTCACTAAGCAGTCATTCTTTCGAATTTGTTATCAGTGAAAATCGAAATTTTTAGTTTTCTTGAATCGAGGTTTGCTTTTGTTTGTGGAGGCTCATCCAAATGGGTTGCACCCAAACATTGTCAGCAGTTTGGAATTCTTCGGGGATCTCTGCTTTTTGCGATCGTAAAGACATAAGACTGTAAACTAGCGAACGTTTGTATGTATGGAGAGAGAGTTGGTAGTTCCCAGACAAAAAGTATTCTTTTGCATGGTCTTTTTCACTTTTTGCCATCACTAGATACCTTTGGATTTTTTCCTTTGTATCCCACTCCAATGTGCGAGTGCCTGTCTTGTCTTCCCCTTCGAGAAGGATCCATTGTCCCATGGCTTTTTGGTAGAGCCCATTTGCTGATTCTTCCATAGGAAAACAAAGTTTTCTTTGAGTGACAAGAAGATCCCCTTCGGCAAGGGAAAGAGTTTTTTCGATTTCCACGCGGTTTCCTGCGCGGTAAGTTTCTTCTACTTGGGTGCGAATGGATTCAACTGAAGTTTTTCCCGTTTCCGGTTCCAACTTCAATTGTTCTTTGATGTCGAGGACTAATGTTATTTTTCCATCTAATTGTTTTTTACGTTCTCTATAGGACATTGTGGTTTTTGCCACAAGCGCTAAACTAAAACTTAAGATGATAACACTAACAATCCACTTCATATTATTTTTTCTTTTCTTCTGGATAGATGGCCTTTCCGTTTTCATCAAACTTAGGAGTTGGAGGAACTGACTCACGTCTCGCACCTTCCGTCTCTTTGATTTGTGCATTGGCTTCCAAAAGTAAATCTAACTTTTTAGAAGTAATGAAACCATAATTATCATCGTGTTGTTCTAAAAGATCTAAAGGTTTTGCATCAGGATTTCCTGGAGGGACCACCGTTCTTTCCATACGTTTGTTTTCTACGAAGTTGATGATGGTATCTCTCACCTTTTCGTAGTTACGTTGTTTTTCTTCGTTACGAGCATCTTTTAGATCTTCGTTGGATCGGTATTGGTATTCTGGTTTGTCCTCGTCTGGAGTTTTGCTATAAATCATCGCAAGGATGGCAAAACGTTTCGCACGACGTAGAGTCAGAATCCCCTCTTTATAAAGAGTGAGTTTGTATCGGTATTGGTGTGGGCTGGAATTAAGACCTGTTGTGTAAAGGTCTTCCGAAGAACGAAGGTCACGAAAACCAAGACGTAACAATGCTTTGGCATTATTGTCATTGGAACGAATGATGGTAGGTGCTGCCGCTTCTAGAAGTGCTCTTGCATCTTCGATATACTTTTGAAGAACGATTTCAAAAATATTTTTTAGTTCCCCTTGGGCTTGGCGGAGTTGGCGAAATCCATACACATAGTTACTTTGCAAGTACCACATGTTTCCACTAAAGTCAGATTGGTTGGCTGCTTTTAGAAGTTTGAAATAATCAAAATCCAAATTCTTTTTGGAAGGATCCGCAGCGGGAGTTTCAGCTCCAGGTTGCGCAGAACTTTGAGTTTCTTCTTGCGAAGGAGCCAAATTACTCAGAGCAACATTGATAAAATTTAAGTTTTCTTTGTTTTCAAAGATTAAAATCCCCAGATTCGTCTGTTCTGGTGATACTGCACTGATATGTGAGATATGACCCACTACCATTGCAAAAAAGAGGATGAATTTCCATTTTCCCATAGCTCTACCTTGTTTTTATATATCGGAGCTACGGGAAAAACCAGGACTAAATTTTACATTTTTTGGATTCGTTCTATCGCAGAAATCACATCTTCCCGCTTTCCAAAGGCAGAAAGTCGGAAATATCCCTCTCCGGCAGGCCCAAATCCCGATCCGGGAGTTCCGACCACTTGTGCTTTCCCCAAAAGTTCGTCAAAAAATTCCCAGGATTTCAGTCCTCTCGGAGTTTTTAACCAAATGTAAGGAGCGTTCGTTCCGCCAAAAACAGTGTATCCAGCAGTTGCCAAACCTTCGCGAATGAGTTTTGCATTTTGCATATAGTAGGAAATTTGTTCTTTGATCTCCACTTGGCCCTGTGCGGAGAAAATTGCCTCAGCTCCTTTTTGTGTCACGTAAGACACTCCATTGAACTTGGTGGTGTGGCGACGGTTCCAAAGGGAATTAAAACTGATTTCTTCACCCGCTTTTGTTTTTCCTTTTAGATCTTTCGGAATCACAAGGTAGGCACAACGAGTTCCTGTAAATCCAGCTGTTTTGGAAAAGGATCTAAATTCCATAGCCACTTCTTTAGCACCAGGAATTTCATAAATGGATTTTGGAATTTCAGGATCTTGGATAAAGGATTCGTAAGCAGAATCATAAAGGATGATACTTCCGATTTTTTTTGCAAAGTTCACCCATTCCGTGAGACGAGCCTTCGTTGCCACCATTCCCGTTGGGTTATTCGGATAACAAAGATAAATGATATCAGGTTTTTCTTTTGGGAAGTCTGGTTCAAAATTGTTTTCTTCTGTGGCTGGCATATAAATGATATTTGCATACCTTCCATCAGACCCAACTTCTCCGGTGCGACCTGCCATTACGTTTGTATCCACGTAAACCGGATACACTGGATCCACTACGGCGATTTTACTATCTAAAGAAAAAATCTCTTGGATATTACCGCAGTCACATTTGGATCCATCAGAAACAAAGACTTCATCTTCTGCAATTTGGACACCACGCGCTGTATAATCATGTGCGATGATTTTTTGGATGAGAAAGGAATATCCTTGTTCTGGGCCGTATCCATGGAACCCACCAGCACTTCCCATTTCTTTGGCAGCATCAACCATCGCATTCACAATTGTAGGTGCGAGTGGTAAAGTGACATCACCAATTCCAAGACGAATGATTTTAGCACTTTGGTTGGCATCGGAATAAACTTTTACCCTTCTTCCGATTTCAGGAAATAAGTATCCTGCTTTCAATTTTAAATAGTTTTCATTTATCTGAGTCATTTTCTTCTTTATTTTCCTCTATGAGTTTTCTCGATCTAAATCCTTCAAAATAACCATGTTCGTATAACACGTCTTCTTCGCCCCAAGTCCAACAGTAAAAACCGTTGCCATTATCAAAATCAACAAGCCACAAACCTTTCACGTCGATCTGCATTGCCAAAATTTCATTAGTCCAATGTTTTACGATTTCACCAATTTCTTCTTCCTTGGCTTCTAAAACATTTTCTGGCAATAGTTTGTTCCTTACATCATCAGCAAGAACACTAGCTCTTAAATAGTATTCTCTTGTGATGTCTCGCACTAAAGGAAGGACGTCTCGGGCTTCCGCTAGTGTCCAAATCTTTTTAGTCAAAATTCACTCCGAGACTGAGGCAAAGTAAAACCATTCTTACCACCACACCATACTTCGCCTGACGAAAGTAAGCTGCGTTAGGAAGATCATCTACATCTGTGGAAAGTTCATTCACACGTGGGAGTGGATGGAGAATGGTTGTGTCCTTTTTGGAAGCAAGGACCAGTTCTTTATTCACTTTATAAATATCTTTTAGTTTTTCGTATTCTCTGTGATCGGGAAATCTTTCTTCTTGGATCCTTGTGACATAGGCAACATCCGCATCCCAAAATGCTTTGATGTCAGTGGTTTCTTCCCAAGTCATAGGAAAACCATCTAAGTTTTTTTTGTATTTTTCAGGAAGTTTCAGTTCTTCAGGACTAATGAGATATAAGTGAACTGGATAATGTCTTAAAAGATTGATTAGGGAATGGATGGTCCTTCCGTATTTCAGATCCCCGATAAAAGCGATGTTCAGACCATCAATCTTTCCTTTTTCTGAAAAGATCGTGTATAAATCCAGAAGGGCTTGGGTAGGATGTTGGCCTGCACCATCACCTGCATTGATCACAGGAATGTTGACAGCCCCGGCTGCTATCCGAGAAGAACCTTCTACTGGATGGCGGATGACTGCTATGTCCACATAGGCTTCAATCATCTTCATGGTATCATAAAGAGTTTCTCCCTTCGAGATCGAAGAGAACTGAAATCCCACTGTGGAAATCAACCTTCCACCTAACCTTTCCATGGCCGCTTCGAAGGACATTCGTGTGCGTGTGCTTGCTTCAAAAAATAAAGAGGCAAGGAGTTTTCCATTCAGAATTCCAAATGCTTCCCCCGATTCATGGAGGACACTCATACGGTTTGTTTTTTCGATTAAGAAATTTAGGTCTTCTTTGGAAAATTGGAGGGTGTCTAAGATGTTTTTGTGGGAGTAAGAGTACATAGTTCGGAAATCTTTTCTCTAGGGTTTTTGGTATCGAATAAATCGAAAACATATTTTTTGGTATTTATGGTCGATACTATCCAGAACAAACTCCGCGATATGGAACTGGTCACCCAACACCTGGTCCAACCAGACGATTTGAACTACCATAACAATCTTTTTGGGGGAAAAATGCTCTCCTGGATCGATGAAGGGATGGCAATGTATGTGATGAATAAAATTCGTTATACCAATATTGTCACCATGAGTATGGACAATGTGGTATTTCGTTCCCCCGCTCGGGCGGGAGACATCATCCAAATTTATGGAAAACTCGTAAAATATGGAAAATCCTCTGTCACCTCTCGCACTTTAGCCATCACCAACAACCCACAAACGGGAAAAATGTCGGCAGTGATCGAAAGTGACATCACCTACGTTTGTTTAGGTGAGAATGGAAAACCTACAGCTTACTTTCGGAATTTTAACCCAACCACTTAGGAAAAAGAGTTTGGTTCACACCAAGTAAATTAAATATCCTTCCTGCAATAAAATCACCCAAGTCATCTAATGTTTTTGGCATTTGGTAGAATCCAGGGGATGCGGGAAGGATGATGGCCCCTGCTTCGTCCAGAGCCAAAAGATTTTTAAGGTGGATGCGGTTGTAGGGAGTTTCTCTCGGAACCACAATGAGCCTTCTTCTTTCCTTCAAACTGACATCAGCGGCTCTTTCAATTAGATTTTCAGTAAGACCTGCCGACATGGAAGCTACAGTTTTCATACTACAAGGAATCACAACCATCCCATCCCAAGTGTTCGATCCACTGGCAATATCAGATCCTATATCAAAAAAATTACGAACATGAAACTTGTGTTTGGATTTTGTTTTCCACTTAGTTTCGACAAAAGATAGAATCTCTTCTGCCGACTCCACCTTTGTTTCATACTCTTCGGAAAAGATACGTAAAGCCGCAGGACTAACCGTAATATAAGTCTCACCTTCTAATTCGTAA is a window of Leptospira kanakyensis DNA encoding:
- a CDS encoding UbiX family flavin prenyltransferase translates to MKLVVGLAGASGSIYAARFLRALYELEGETYITVSPAALRIFSEEYETKVESAEEILSFVETKWKTKSKHKFHVRNFFDIGSDIASGSNTWDGMVVIPCSMKTVASMSAGLTENLIERAADVSLKERRRLIVVPRETPYNRIHLKNLLALDEAGAIILPASPGFYQMPKTLDDLGDFIAGRIFNLLGVNQTLFPKWLG
- a CDS encoding adhesin OmpL37 family surface protein: MGKWKFILFFAMVVGHISHISAVSPEQTNLGILIFENKENLNFINVALSNLAPSQEETQSSAQPGAETPAADPSKKNLDFDYFKLLKAANQSDFSGNMWYLQSNYVYGFRQLRQAQGELKNIFEIVLQKYIEDARALLEAAAPTIIRSNDNNAKALLRLGFRDLRSSEDLYTTGLNSSPHQYRYKLTLYKEGILTLRRAKRFAILAMIYSKTPDEDKPEYQYRSNEDLKDARNEEKQRNYEKVRDTIINFVENKRMERTVVPPGNPDAKPLDLLEQHDDNYGFITSKKLDLLLEANAQIKETEGARRESVPPTPKFDENGKAIYPEEKKK
- a CDS encoding acyl-CoA thioesterase; the encoded protein is MVDTIQNKLRDMELVTQHLVQPDDLNYHNNLFGGKMLSWIDEGMAMYVMNKIRYTNIVTMSMDNVVFRSPARAGDIIQIYGKLVKYGKSSVTSRTLAITNNPQTGKMSAVIESDITYVCLGENGKPTAYFRNFNPTT
- a CDS encoding DUF2203 domain-containing protein → MTKKIWTLAEARDVLPLVRDITREYYLRASVLADDVRNKLLPENVLEAKEEEIGEIVKHWTNEILAMQIDVKGLWLVDFDNGNGFYCWTWGEEDVLYEHGYFEGFRSRKLIEENKEENDSDK
- a CDS encoding LL-diaminopimelate aminotransferase, which encodes MTQINENYLKLKAGYLFPEIGRRVKVYSDANQSAKIIRLGIGDVTLPLAPTIVNAMVDAAKEMGSAGGFHGYGPEQGYSFLIQKIIAHDYTARGVQIAEDEVFVSDGSKCDCGNIQEIFSLDSKIAVVDPVYPVYVDTNVMAGRTGEVGSDGRYANIIYMPATEENNFEPDFPKEKPDIIYLCYPNNPTGMVATKARLTEWVNFAKKIGSIILYDSAYESFIQDPEIPKSIYEIPGAKEVAMEFRSFSKTAGFTGTRCAYLVIPKDLKGKTKAGEEISFNSLWNRRHTTKFNGVSYVTQKGAEAIFSAQGQVEIKEQISYYMQNAKLIREGLATAGYTVFGGTNAPYIWLKTPRGLKSWEFFDELLGKAQVVGTPGSGFGPAGEGYFRLSAFGKREDVISAIERIQKM
- a CDS encoding helix-turn-helix domain-containing protein yields the protein MKFESLYRHFLLTKATHLPVISEEGELLGLLSKDRVHRELSDLGREREDLEQIPLEILETELHENLLLYFKESTQIPVIGLDGEKKDNWDKPRFLASFTRLDSSQGRDPKLEEIESKLEKKKENADSVQWFMELILSHFPDGLLATDVNGSTIFYNESFENHILTKPLFRDSLQLAEKYLHNLNREVLATYLKDHDLSLGKDADTSVLYTNITELKVTLRIVTLKKEKKVFGFLYHFSPSSFAHPSGDGDLEFPNLGDAFRSKLPLESVLEEMEAHYIHKSLKRNSNNISHTATELGVPRTTLQNRIRFLKLSERFQNEGKVKTVIPRKRSEKPEEKPKKVASKKNSSPLKKAKTVQKPVKSSKPTTKGKKQSPKPRQAGKKSKKRR
- the pyrB gene encoding aspartate carbamoyltransferase, encoding MYSYSHKNILDTLQFSKEDLNFLIEKTNRMSVLHESGEAFGILNGKLLASLFFEASTRTRMSFEAAMERLGGRLISTVGFQFSSISKGETLYDTMKMIEAYVDIAVIRHPVEGSSRIAAGAVNIPVINAGDGAGQHPTQALLDLYTIFSEKGKIDGLNIAFIGDLKYGRTIHSLINLLRHYPVHLYLISPEELKLPEKYKKNLDGFPMTWEETTDIKAFWDADVAYVTRIQEERFPDHREYEKLKDIYKVNKELVLASKKDTTILHPLPRVNELSTDVDDLPNAAYFRQAKYGVVVRMVLLCLSLGVNFD